In Verrucomicrobiota bacterium, the sequence CTAACTAACTAAGGGTTCTCCCGCTCCCCGATGGACCACCGACCGCTTTGGATCGCGGGCAGGACTTCCTTTTCGGCGAACTGCACGTCTTCGGGAAAATCAATCTCCGTCCACGGAATTCCGGTGATGTCCTCGTGCCCAAACCGGCCTGCCAGAACGAGCGCCCGCAACACGTCATCGTACGATTCACGTCGGAGTTGTCCCGTGGTGCGCTTCTGAGTTTCTCCGACCAACAGCGGAAGCTCCGCGGCGCTGACCTTGAAGAAGCCGACTGATTCGCCCACGAAATCAGAGGTGCCCTTCCATTTTTTCATGAAATCAATCGGCCTGCCCTGTCGGACCGGCACCAGCACGGGGTCGTCGTCATCCGTCGAATAATTGCGGTCCAACAAGAGCGCAGAGGGATGCTTCGACTGCACGAGGCGGCGCAGCATTTCGCCCGGGTAAAGCACGTCGCCGTCGAGCAGCAACACGGGCGGTTCGGCCTTCAGAACTTCCGGCAGCGATACTGCAAAACTCAA encodes:
- a CDS encoding phosphocholine cytidylyltransferase family protein gives rise to the protein MTSAFIYAAGRALRLGAAFAERPKILIQFGGKTLLEWHVQRLSETGVRRLVVVTGYKHELVGAAMVALRQRYGVEIQEIVNPDFTEGSVLSFAVSLPEVLKAEPPVLLLDGDVLYPGEMLRRLVQSKHPSALLLDRNYSTDDDDPVLVPVRQGRPIDFMKKWKGTSDFVGESVGFFKVSAAELPLLVGETQKRTTGQLRRESYDDVLRALVLAGRFGHEDITGIPWTEIDFPEDVQFAEKEVLPAIQSGRWSIGERENP